From a single Aquincola tertiaricarbonis genomic region:
- a CDS encoding Bug family tripartite tricarboxylate transporter substrate binding protein yields MNPLRRRASRLLLATLLCPLAAQAAGFPDKALRLIVPFPAGGAADVMARGMAQQLGEVLGQQVIVDNRGGAGGAPAAEAAAKAPADGYTLFFATMGTQAINPALYPRLRYDPIKDFAPISLTHITPRVLVVGPSVQARNVAELIALAKARPGALSYGSAGNGSSSHLSGALFESLAGVDLLHVPYKGSAPLLTDVLAGRVDMTFDSYTVYEEHLRNGKVKALGVTSLKRMEALPQVPTLAESGLKGYDVSNWLGVLAPAGTPPEVLATLHRALGKAMANTALRQQLVKLGIQPTFGTTAEFAALMQAEIPKWAEIVKRSGATNE; encoded by the coding sequence ATGAACCCCTTGCGCCGACGGGCCAGCCGCCTGCTGCTGGCCACCTTGCTGTGCCCCCTCGCCGCGCAGGCGGCGGGTTTTCCGGACAAGGCGTTGCGGCTGATCGTGCCCTTTCCGGCGGGCGGCGCGGCCGACGTGATGGCCCGTGGCATGGCCCAGCAGCTGGGCGAGGTGCTGGGCCAGCAGGTGATCGTCGACAACCGCGGTGGCGCCGGTGGCGCGCCGGCGGCCGAAGCCGCGGCCAAGGCCCCGGCCGACGGCTACACGCTGTTCTTCGCCACCATGGGCACGCAGGCCATCAACCCGGCGCTGTACCCGCGGCTGCGCTACGACCCGATCAAGGACTTCGCGCCCATCAGCCTGACCCACATCACGCCGCGCGTGCTGGTGGTGGGCCCTTCGGTGCAGGCGCGCAACGTGGCCGAGCTGATCGCGCTGGCCAAGGCCCGACCCGGGGCGCTGAGCTACGGCTCGGCCGGCAACGGCAGCTCCAGCCACCTGTCCGGCGCGCTGTTCGAATCGCTGGCCGGGGTGGACCTGCTGCATGTGCCCTACAAGGGCAGCGCGCCGCTGCTCACCGACGTGCTGGCCGGCCGCGTGGACATGACCTTCGACTCGTACACCGTGTACGAGGAGCACCTGCGCAACGGCAAGGTCAAGGCGCTGGGCGTCACCTCGCTCAAGCGCATGGAGGCGCTGCCGCAGGTACCCACGCTGGCCGAATCGGGCCTGAAGGGCTACGACGTCTCCAACTGGCTGGGTGTGCTGGCACCGGCCGGCACGCCGCCCGAGGTGCTGGCCACGCTGCACCGCGCGCTGGGCAAGGCGATGGCCAACACCGCGCTGCGGCAGCAGCTGGTCAAGCTGGGCATCCAGCCCACCTTCGGCACGACGGCCGAATTCGCGGCGCTGATGCAGGCTGAAATTCCGAAGTGGGCCGAGATCGTCAAGCGCTCGGGCGCCACCAACGAATGA
- a CDS encoding alpha/beta fold hydrolase produces MSGPAPQRLLLPTPDGALLDVCVDGAPQQPALVLLPSSLRDSLDCDELAAQLAGAGWQVLRPQPRGMAGSRGPMQHLSLHLLAADVMAVLDALQIESAVLAGHAFGHFVARVAAMDHPQRVRGVALLAAAARLFPPGLTAALDLAADALQPEAARLQALRQAFFAPGSDARPWLQGWYPQWRTAYRAAGALPPKDQWWPHTAVPLLDLQAAQDPWRPAHTRDELRQALGDAVQVAVIEGASHALLPEQPAAVAAAVHHWARRL; encoded by the coding sequence ATGAGCGGGCCCGCCCCGCAGCGCCTGCTGCTGCCCACGCCCGACGGCGCCCTCCTGGACGTGTGCGTGGACGGCGCGCCGCAGCAGCCGGCGCTGGTGCTGCTGCCTTCTTCCCTGCGCGATTCGCTGGACTGCGACGAGCTGGCCGCCCAGCTGGCCGGCGCCGGCTGGCAGGTGCTGCGGCCACAGCCGCGGGGCATGGCCGGCAGCCGCGGGCCGATGCAGCACCTGAGCCTGCATCTGCTGGCGGCCGACGTGATGGCGGTGCTGGACGCGCTGCAGATCGAAAGCGCGGTGCTGGCCGGCCATGCCTTCGGCCACTTCGTGGCCCGGGTGGCGGCGATGGACCATCCGCAGCGGGTGCGCGGCGTGGCCCTGCTGGCCGCCGCGGCGCGGTTGTTTCCGCCCGGGCTGACCGCCGCGCTGGACCTGGCGGCCGACGCCCTGCAGCCCGAAGCCGCCCGGCTGCAGGCCTTGCGGCAGGCCTTCTTCGCGCCCGGCAGCGATGCACGGCCGTGGCTGCAGGGCTGGTATCCGCAGTGGCGCACCGCCTACCGCGCCGCGGGCGCGCTGCCCCCGAAAGACCAGTGGTGGCCGCACACCGCCGTGCCCCTGCTCGACCTGCAGGCCGCGCAAGACCCCTGGCGGCCCGCCCACACCCGCGATGAACTGCGGCAGGCGCTGGGCGACGCGGTGCAGGTGGCGGTGATCGAAGGTGCCAGCCATGCGCTGCTGCCCGAGCAGCCGGCCGCGGTGGCCGCCGCGGTGCACCACTGGGCCCGGCGGCTGTAG
- a CDS encoding nSTAND3 domain-containing NTPase: MTTPTFNLHILGWKAFEDLVSCVFRDILGQTLQTFAEGADGGRDAAFKGIWSPEANKATDYGTFCVQCKHTSKASKSLNNSVVNGELEKVARLAAEGLCDTYFLVTNYSLPANLAGELEKNFVDAGAKRALVYGSEWLDQTIAASPRLRRLVPRIYGLGDLTQIITHQAYAQARKVLDSIAPDLGCFVPTSAYRKSAHALQEHGFVLLIGEPASGKTMIANLMALSAADEWQLQTIMVSSPADFSKYWNPDDPGQFLWVDDAFGATQYDASRAGEWNLHLTKLKAAIKAGARVVFTSRDYIFAAAKRDLKVSSFELFDDSRVVIKVDDLTQAEREMILYNHLKSGSQPREFKSRVKPFLEAAAKVPKFLPEISRRFAHPKFTKKVSGDEAEVLNFFAEPVQVLLDVVDTLAASEKAALGLVFIAAGRLPIPLTVDANVATVLESLDVSVGEVKSALVSLDDSLLKRIDDASVSYWTFRHPTIRDAYATMVGRNPELIDIYLAGVTTKRMLAEVTCGETSIQGVKIIVPPTRFQVVAKRLDDYTWEDHSWQHPKLVFLNSRCSNDFLVMYLAGKNIDELISLSNMSPYDSGIGVIGKLNRAGLLDEGVRQQVAARIVQTCERDRTCKPLESSAFRALLTDTEYESAALNIGVDVLANGTQLIEDLKNEWDTESDPFDVFYEINRTLDFIESEDLFDEDQQAEAANLRELVEEAQRELQERYEGTPYQKLEAEEAVQATPTTNKSKSVFDDVDE, from the coding sequence ATGACGACACCTACTTTCAATCTACACATTCTGGGCTGGAAAGCCTTTGAGGATCTTGTGTCGTGTGTGTTCCGGGACATACTTGGCCAGACCCTGCAAACCTTTGCCGAAGGCGCCGATGGCGGACGTGATGCCGCATTCAAAGGTATTTGGTCACCAGAAGCGAACAAGGCCACGGATTACGGCACTTTCTGTGTTCAATGCAAGCACACCAGCAAGGCCTCAAAATCTCTAAACAACAGCGTCGTTAACGGCGAACTAGAGAAGGTCGCCCGTCTTGCGGCTGAAGGACTTTGCGATACCTACTTTTTGGTAACCAACTATTCTCTTCCAGCAAACCTCGCGGGCGAGCTTGAGAAGAATTTTGTCGACGCAGGGGCAAAACGCGCTTTGGTGTATGGCTCCGAATGGTTGGATCAGACCATTGCAGCCAGTCCTCGCCTACGTCGACTCGTACCACGGATTTACGGGCTAGGTGACTTGACGCAAATCATCACACATCAGGCATATGCTCAAGCTCGAAAGGTTCTCGACTCGATTGCGCCAGACTTGGGTTGCTTCGTACCGACATCCGCATATCGAAAAAGTGCGCATGCGCTCCAAGAACACGGATTTGTTTTGCTCATTGGTGAGCCCGCCAGCGGGAAGACGATGATCGCAAACTTGATGGCGCTCTCCGCCGCGGACGAGTGGCAACTGCAAACCATCATGGTGAGTAGTCCCGCGGACTTCTCAAAGTACTGGAACCCAGACGACCCGGGACAGTTCTTGTGGGTGGACGATGCATTTGGAGCTACGCAGTACGACGCGTCTCGCGCCGGAGAGTGGAATCTGCATCTCACGAAACTCAAAGCGGCGATTAAGGCCGGCGCGAGAGTGGTCTTCACTTCCCGTGACTATATATTCGCAGCAGCCAAGCGCGATTTGAAAGTGAGTTCCTTTGAACTATTCGACGACAGTCGTGTGGTAATCAAGGTTGACGACCTGACGCAGGCTGAAAGAGAGATGATTCTCTACAACCATCTGAAATCGGGCTCCCAGCCGCGCGAGTTCAAGTCACGCGTAAAACCGTTCTTGGAAGCTGCAGCCAAAGTCCCAAAATTCTTGCCCGAGATCTCAAGACGATTTGCTCATCCGAAGTTCACCAAAAAAGTTTCTGGAGACGAAGCGGAAGTCCTTAACTTCTTCGCGGAACCGGTACAAGTGCTTTTGGACGTAGTCGACACACTTGCTGCTTCCGAAAAAGCGGCTTTGGGATTGGTCTTCATCGCAGCTGGAAGGCTGCCGATACCTTTGACAGTGGATGCAAATGTGGCCACCGTGCTCGAATCTCTTGACGTTAGCGTCGGAGAGGTTAAGTCCGCGCTAGTCAGCTTGGACGACTCCCTACTGAAGCGCATCGATGACGCTTCAGTCTCGTACTGGACTTTCCGTCATCCGACGATTCGTGACGCGTACGCCACTATGGTTGGCAGGAATCCGGAACTAATAGATATTTATCTTGCAGGAGTAACCACAAAGCGAATGTTGGCGGAAGTGACCTGCGGTGAAACCTCGATTCAAGGCGTAAAAATCATTGTTCCGCCCACGCGATTTCAAGTGGTTGCAAAGAGATTGGATGACTACACGTGGGAGGACCATTCCTGGCAACACCCGAAGTTAGTCTTCTTAAATAGCCGATGCTCGAACGATTTTCTCGTCATGTATCTTGCAGGAAAGAACATTGACGAACTAATTTCTTTATCTAACATGTCGCCGTATGACAGTGGCATCGGAGTAATCGGCAAGCTAAACCGTGCCGGGCTCCTTGATGAAGGAGTACGGCAGCAAGTCGCCGCTCGCATCGTGCAGACGTGTGAACGGGATCGGACGTGTAAACCACTTGAGTCATCGGCCTTCCGGGCGCTACTCACAGACACCGAATATGAGTCGGCCGCACTAAACATTGGCGTTGACGTGCTAGCAAATGGTACGCAGTTGATTGAAGACCTGAAGAACGAGTGGGACACTGAAAGTGATCCATTCGATGTCTTCTATGAAATCAATAGAACGCTGGACTTTATCGAAAGTGAGGACTTATTTGACGAAGACCAGCAGGCTGAGGCAGCGAATCTGCGAGAGCTAGTTGAAGAGGCTCAACGGGAATTACAAGAGCGATACGAGGGAACGCCTTATCAAAAACTGGAAGCTGAGGAGGCTGTCCAAGCAACGCCCACGACCAATAAAAGCAAAAGTGTGTTCGACGACGTGGACGAGTAG
- a CDS encoding PEP-CTERM sorting domain-containing protein — MSRQANHWGCALALAFTLIAPLAGHAATVLNFDDLSDGALPAQYGGLDWSQSFLSFSDPMLFPAHSGDRLLATDWSATNDTSTIRFNQAATFQGAWFSGYEDAAVSFALFYQGQQVGSSALLQPGSTPAFLASGYAGLVDEVRVHSAAHGGFGMDDFTFTAAVPEPGTYALMLAGLGAVAFFARRRQA; from the coding sequence ATGTCTAGACAAGCCAATCACTGGGGCTGCGCCCTGGCCCTCGCCTTCACCCTCATCGCTCCGTTGGCCGGCCATGCCGCCACGGTGCTGAATTTCGACGACCTGTCCGACGGCGCGCTGCCGGCGCAATACGGTGGCCTCGACTGGTCGCAGTCCTTCCTGTCGTTCAGCGACCCGATGCTGTTCCCGGCCCATTCGGGCGACCGCCTGCTGGCCACCGACTGGTCGGCCACCAACGACACCAGCACCATCCGCTTCAACCAGGCGGCCACCTTCCAGGGCGCCTGGTTCTCGGGCTATGAAGACGCGGCGGTGAGCTTCGCCCTCTTCTACCAGGGCCAGCAGGTGGGCAGCTCGGCCCTGCTGCAGCCCGGCAGCACGCCCGCCTTCCTGGCCAGCGGCTACGCCGGCCTGGTGGACGAGGTGCGCGTGCACAGCGCCGCGCACGGCGGCTTCGGCATGGACGACTTCACCTTCACCGCCGCCGTGCCCGAACCCGGCACCTACGCGCTGATGCTGGCCGGCCTGGGCGCCGTCGCCTTCTTCGCCCGCCGCCGCCAGGCTTGA
- a CDS encoding fasciclin domain-containing protein: MKKMLIAAALSVGAMTAMAADIVDTAVSAGQFNTLVTAVKAAGLVDTLKGPGPFTVFAPTDEAFAKVPKAQLDALLKDKAALTKVLTYHVVPGKVMAADVKAGKVKTVEGSELTVSTTGGVKVDKANVVKTDIAASNGVIHVIDAVIMPAK, from the coding sequence ATGAAGAAGATGCTGATTGCCGCCGCCCTGAGCGTGGGTGCCATGACCGCCATGGCCGCCGACATCGTCGACACCGCCGTGTCGGCCGGCCAGTTCAACACCCTGGTCACCGCCGTCAAGGCCGCCGGCCTGGTGGACACGCTGAAGGGCCCGGGCCCGTTCACCGTGTTCGCGCCCACCGACGAAGCCTTTGCCAAGGTGCCGAAGGCGCAGCTCGACGCGCTGCTGAAGGACAAGGCCGCGCTGACCAAGGTGCTGACCTACCACGTGGTGCCCGGCAAGGTGATGGCCGCCGACGTCAAGGCCGGCAAGGTGAAGACGGTGGAAGGCTCCGAGTTGACCGTCAGCACCACCGGCGGCGTGAAGGTGGACAAGGCCAATGTCGTGAAGACCGACATCGCGGCCAGCAATGGCGTGATCCACGTGATTGATGCGGTGATCATGCCGGCGAAGTAA
- a CDS encoding phosphocholine-specific phospholipase C, translated as MTSSQDRRGFLRSVASATGATAVLSTFPPAIQRALAIEANNRTGTLRDVEHIVILMQENRSFDHYFGTLNGVRGFGDRFPIPVADANGITGRTVFVQPNPQSQQLPGRPPVGGPPAIAPFALNTKQTFAHMRVEGTPHSWTDAQAAWDQGRMNRWTVAKNNHSLGYYTQQDMPFQFALANAFTLCDAYHASSQTGTNTNRLFLWTGTNDGLGQGNGPSTDNSHDWFNENPATDYTWTTYPERLQAAGISWQVYQNMADNFTDNSLAGFKAYRDGWYNRPGYSQALKDRGISTRDLDKLREDVLANKLPQVSWIVATAEGSEHPGPSSPAQGADYTSKVLEALTANPEVWSKTVLFINFDENDGFFDHVPPPAPPAWVAAGQFAGGTTADARAEYNEILNGSSPTYLHRTYGLGPRVPMYVVSPWSKGGWVNSQVFDHTSVLRFVEARFGVAETNISPWRRAVCGDLTSAFNFRNPNDHAFFAQLPATLALADQARALSKRTTPPTPSSLSLPSQAVGVRPSRALPYELHATARVVANRQLGATQVELTFRNTGAQAAVFHVYDRKNLSAIPRRYTVEAGKQLVGSWTAEAAGAYDLWVLGPNGFHRHFTGNARRAVSAAQPNPDVEVSYDKASGDLVVRLVNTGSGPCTFSIAANAYFAATPGVYTVVARSEQLVRCPLGASSHWYDFTVKVNGQADFSRRFAGRMETGADGISDPAMGGVAQADQLKIG; from the coding sequence ATGACCTCTTCCCAAGACCGCCGCGGCTTCCTGCGCAGCGTGGCCTCGGCCACCGGCGCCACCGCCGTGCTCAGCACCTTTCCGCCGGCCATCCAGCGCGCGCTGGCCATCGAGGCCAACAACCGCACCGGCACGCTGCGCGACGTCGAGCACATCGTGATCCTGATGCAGGAGAACCGCTCGTTCGACCACTACTTCGGCACGCTCAACGGCGTACGCGGCTTCGGTGACCGCTTTCCGATCCCGGTGGCCGATGCCAACGGCATCACCGGCCGCACGGTGTTCGTGCAGCCCAACCCGCAATCGCAACAGCTGCCCGGCCGCCCGCCGGTGGGTGGCCCGCCGGCCATCGCGCCCTTCGCGCTGAACACCAAGCAGACCTTCGCGCACATGCGCGTCGAGGGCACGCCGCACAGCTGGACCGATGCCCAGGCCGCCTGGGACCAGGGCCGCATGAACCGCTGGACGGTGGCCAAGAACAACCACTCGCTGGGCTACTACACCCAGCAGGACATGCCCTTCCAGTTTGCGCTGGCCAACGCCTTCACGCTGTGCGATGCGTACCACGCTTCGTCGCAGACGGGCACCAACACCAACCGCCTGTTCCTGTGGACCGGCACCAACGACGGGCTGGGCCAGGGCAACGGCCCCTCCACCGACAACAGCCACGACTGGTTCAACGAGAACCCGGCCACCGACTACACCTGGACCACCTACCCCGAGCGGCTGCAGGCGGCCGGCATCAGCTGGCAGGTCTACCAGAACATGGCCGACAACTTCACCGACAACTCGCTGGCGGGCTTCAAGGCCTACCGCGATGGTTGGTACAACCGGCCCGGCTACTCGCAGGCGCTGAAGGACCGCGGCATCTCCACCCGCGACCTGGACAAGCTGCGCGAGGACGTGCTGGCCAACAAGCTGCCGCAGGTGTCGTGGATCGTGGCCACCGCCGAAGGCTCTGAACACCCCGGCCCCTCCAGCCCGGCGCAGGGTGCGGACTACACCTCGAAGGTGCTGGAAGCGCTGACCGCCAACCCCGAGGTGTGGAGCAAGACGGTGCTCTTCATCAACTTCGACGAGAACGACGGCTTCTTCGACCACGTGCCGCCGCCGGCCCCGCCGGCCTGGGTGGCCGCGGGCCAGTTTGCCGGCGGCACCACCGCCGATGCACGCGCCGAGTACAACGAGATCCTCAACGGCTCATCGCCCACCTACCTGCACCGCACCTACGGCCTGGGCCCGCGCGTGCCCATGTACGTGGTGTCGCCGTGGAGCAAGGGCGGCTGGGTGAACTCGCAGGTGTTCGACCACACCTCAGTCCTGCGCTTCGTGGAAGCGCGCTTCGGCGTGGCCGAGACCAACATCAGCCCGTGGCGCCGTGCGGTGTGCGGCGACCTGACCAGCGCCTTCAACTTCCGCAACCCGAACGACCACGCCTTCTTCGCGCAGCTGCCGGCCACGCTGGCGCTGGCCGATCAGGCCCGCGCGCTGTCGAAGCGGACCACGCCGCCCACGCCCAGCAGCTTGTCGCTGCCTTCGCAGGCGGTGGGCGTGCGCCCCTCGCGCGCGCTGCCCTATGAGCTGCATGCCACCGCCCGCGTGGTGGCCAACCGCCAGCTGGGCGCCACGCAGGTGGAGCTGACCTTCCGCAACACCGGTGCGCAGGCCGCGGTGTTCCATGTGTACGACCGCAAGAACCTGTCGGCCATTCCGCGCCGCTACACGGTGGAAGCGGGCAAGCAGCTGGTGGGCAGCTGGACGGCCGAGGCCGCCGGCGCCTACGACCTGTGGGTGCTGGGCCCCAACGGCTTTCACCGCCACTTCACCGGCAATGCCCGCCGGGCGGTGTCGGCTGCGCAGCCCAACCCCGACGTGGAAGTGAGCTACGACAAGGCCAGCGGCGACCTGGTGGTGCGCCTGGTCAACACCGGCAGCGGCCCCTGCACCTTCAGCATCGCGGCCAATGCCTACTTCGCGGCCACGCCCGGCGTGTACACCGTGGTGGCCCGCAGCGAACAGCTGGTGCGCTGCCCGCTGGGCGCCAGCAGCCACTGGTACGACTTCACCGTGAAAGTGAACGGCCAGGCCGACTTCAGCCGCCGGTTTGCAGGGCGGATGGAGACCGGCGCAGACGGCATCAGCGACCCGGCGATGGGTGGGGTGGCGCAGGCGGATCAGTTGAAGATCGGCTGA
- a CDS encoding PEP-CTERM sorting domain-containing protein, translating to MKYTTALVAAAAWLAATAGTAQAAAYDTNLIFNGDAELGTAGWQTYANTPLFSAVDYGPNWVMPSQPGPADRGNNLFVGGSGVPYAGGWQTVDLSTNAAAINAGQVSFQVSGYLGGWTNQGDNPMLWVTFQNAANQMIGEAALGPVTPADRNNTTGLFLQQASGWVPTGTTSVTFNLTMQRLVSGDNDGYADNLVFTISAVPEPETYALMLAGLAAVGVAARRGRRASR from the coding sequence ATGAAGTACACGACCGCCCTGGTCGCGGCCGCCGCATGGCTGGCCGCCACCGCTGGCACGGCCCAGGCCGCTGCCTACGACACCAACCTGATCTTCAACGGCGACGCCGAACTGGGCACGGCCGGCTGGCAGACCTATGCCAACACGCCGCTGTTCAGCGCGGTGGACTACGGCCCCAACTGGGTGATGCCCAGCCAGCCCGGGCCCGCCGACCGCGGCAACAACCTGTTCGTCGGCGGCAGCGGCGTGCCCTACGCCGGCGGCTGGCAGACGGTGGACCTGAGCACCAATGCTGCCGCCATCAACGCCGGCCAGGTGAGCTTCCAGGTCTCGGGCTACCTGGGCGGCTGGACCAACCAGGGCGACAACCCGATGCTGTGGGTGACCTTCCAGAACGCGGCCAACCAGATGATCGGTGAAGCGGCGCTGGGCCCGGTGACGCCGGCCGACCGCAACAACACCACGGGCCTGTTCCTGCAGCAGGCCAGCGGCTGGGTGCCCACCGGCACCACCTCGGTCACCTTCAACCTGACGATGCAGAGGCTGGTCAGCGGTGACAACGACGGCTATGCCGACAACCTGGTGTTCACGATCTCGGCCGTGCCGGAACCCGAAACCTACGCGCTGATGCTGGCCGGCCTGGCCGCCGTGGGCGTGGCCGCGCGCCGCGGGCGCCGGGCCTCGCGCTGA
- a CDS encoding PPK2 family polyphosphate kinase, producing the protein MAKPVPGTLSLFSDLIHADPGTPFKLSAVNPADKRLGSGDKEEDKRRVEQLAVQLDELQNLFYADKRFAMLVVLQGTDTSGKDGTLRGVFGRMSPLGVHAVAWKAPNADERAHEPLWRIHRALPAKGEIVVFNRSHYEDVLVPVVGKTISARETQQRYARINDFERALTETGTVICKFMLHISKDEQRERLQARLDDPAKRWKFDPADLVARQQWAAYQRAYAAAISATGTPWAPWMVVPSDSKTQRNLVIATVLEARLRALGLRFPPAPPELAGLKVV; encoded by the coding sequence ATGGCCAAACCCGTTCCCGGCACCCTGTCGCTGTTCTCCGACCTCATCCATGCCGACCCCGGCACGCCCTTCAAGCTGTCGGCCGTCAACCCGGCCGACAAGCGGCTGGGCAGCGGCGACAAGGAAGAAGACAAGCGCCGTGTGGAGCAGCTGGCGGTGCAGCTGGACGAGCTGCAGAACCTGTTCTACGCCGACAAGCGCTTTGCCATGCTGGTGGTGCTGCAGGGCACCGACACCAGCGGCAAGGACGGCACCTTGCGCGGCGTGTTCGGCCGCATGAGCCCACTGGGCGTGCATGCGGTGGCCTGGAAGGCGCCCAACGCCGACGAGCGCGCGCACGAGCCGCTATGGCGCATTCACCGGGCGCTGCCGGCCAAGGGCGAGATCGTCGTCTTCAACCGCAGCCACTACGAGGACGTGCTGGTGCCGGTGGTGGGCAAGACCATCTCCGCGCGCGAGACGCAGCAGCGCTACGCCCGCATCAACGACTTCGAGCGGGCGCTGACGGAAACCGGCACCGTCATCTGCAAGTTCATGCTGCACATCAGCAAGGACGAGCAGCGCGAGCGGCTGCAGGCGCGGCTGGACGACCCGGCCAAGCGCTGGAAGTTCGACCCCGCCGACCTGGTGGCGCGCCAGCAATGGGCTGCCTACCAGCGCGCCTATGCGGCGGCCATCAGCGCCACCGGCACGCCCTGGGCGCCGTGGATGGTGGTGCCCAGCGATTCCAAGACCCAGCGCAACCTGGTCATCGCCACCGTGCTGGAAGCGCGGCTGCGTGCGCTGGGCCTGCGTTTTCCGCCGGCGCCGCCTGAGCTGGCGGGCCTGAAGGTGGTGTGA
- a CDS encoding TetR/AcrR family transcriptional regulator, translating into MGTRTENQNEAPPAKRSFRAQMHLAREDAIVQVVNRLLAERGYEAMTVDDVAAEVGIAKASLYRHFPSKEDLAAAAMVRMLQRALAFLDTLDDATAEGAPTTPLNKLKAATRWTLKAQLQGELPSLPSHNSSLRGALMQNEDYVNGLMGLSERLGAWIEAAQADGSLDAKLPPIAVLYTLYARGCDPVLGFLQGTGEFTDAQIVEMVMSTCFNGLAAR; encoded by the coding sequence ATGGGAACCAGAACCGAGAACCAGAACGAAGCGCCGCCGGCCAAGCGCAGCTTTCGCGCGCAGATGCACCTGGCGCGGGAAGACGCCATCGTGCAGGTGGTCAACCGGCTGCTGGCCGAGCGCGGCTATGAGGCGATGACGGTGGACGACGTGGCCGCCGAGGTGGGCATTGCCAAGGCCAGCCTGTACCGTCATTTCCCCAGCAAGGAAGACCTGGCCGCTGCCGCCATGGTGCGCATGCTGCAGCGGGCGCTGGCGTTTCTCGACACGCTGGACGACGCCACGGCCGAAGGCGCGCCCACCACGCCGCTGAACAAGCTCAAGGCCGCCACCCGCTGGACGCTGAAGGCCCAGCTGCAGGGGGAGCTGCCTTCACTGCCCAGCCACAACTCGAGCCTGCGCGGCGCGCTGATGCAGAACGAGGATTACGTGAACGGCCTGATGGGCCTGAGCGAGCGGCTGGGCGCGTGGATCGAGGCAGCGCAGGCTGATGGCAGCCTCGACGCGAAGCTGCCGCCGATCGCGGTGCTGTACACGCTGTATGCCCGCGGCTGCGACCCGGTGCTGGGCTTTTTGCAGGGCACCGGCGAGTTCACCGATGCGCAGATCGTCGAGATGGTGATGAGCACCTGCTTCAACGGCCTGGCGGCGCGCTGA
- a CDS encoding DUF2845 domain-containing protein, producing the protein MLRHRLAATGLALAALGAGLAAPAAAQALRCNGHLVNVGESKLSVVRKCGEPAWREAVCVSRELFIWPQPVVPGQVLQPLITPQCVPMEEWTYDRGEGQFLGIVRFRNSSVESMRDGERMR; encoded by the coding sequence ATGCTGCGCCACCGCCTGGCCGCGACCGGCCTGGCCCTGGCTGCGCTGGGTGCCGGGCTGGCGGCGCCGGCAGCCGCGCAGGCCTTGCGCTGCAACGGGCACCTGGTGAACGTGGGCGAGAGCAAGCTGTCGGTGGTGCGCAAATGCGGCGAGCCCGCCTGGCGCGAGGCCGTGTGCGTCAGCCGCGAGCTGTTCATCTGGCCGCAGCCGGTGGTGCCCGGCCAGGTGCTGCAGCCGCTGATCACGCCGCAGTGCGTGCCGATGGAGGAGTGGACCTACGACCGCGGCGAAGGCCAGTTCCTGGGCATCGTGCGCTTCCGCAATTCGTCGGTGGAGTCGATGCGAGACGGCGAGCGGATGAGGTAG
- a CDS encoding fasciclin domain-containing protein: MQFRRRSLLLAATLGAGTSLLAACGNDDDDHDRNIVQEAQSRPDFSILVEAVVAADLTATLSGTGPFTVFAPTNAAFAALLTELGTTKEALLANKPLLTTVLTYHVLAGKVLKAQVPVGTPITTLQGSTFTVGSDLVITDARGRRSAIVATDIETTNGVIHAIDKVLLPAV, translated from the coding sequence ATGCAGTTCAGAAGACGTTCCTTGTTGCTGGCCGCGACCTTGGGCGCCGGCACCTCGCTGTTGGCCGCCTGCGGCAATGACGACGACGACCACGACCGCAACATCGTGCAGGAGGCGCAGAGCCGCCCCGACTTCAGCATCCTGGTGGAAGCGGTGGTGGCCGCCGACCTGACGGCCACCCTCAGCGGCACCGGCCCGTTCACCGTGTTCGCGCCCACCAATGCGGCCTTTGCGGCGCTGCTCACCGAACTGGGCACCACCAAGGAAGCGCTGCTGGCCAACAAGCCGCTGCTGACCACGGTGCTCACCTACCACGTGCTGGCCGGCAAGGTGTTGAAGGCGCAGGTGCCGGTGGGCACGCCCATCACCACGCTGCAGGGCAGCACCTTCACCGTCGGCAGCGACCTCGTCATCACCGACGCGCGTGGCCGCCGAAGCGCCATCGTGGCCACCGACATCGAAACCACCAATGGCGTGATCCACGCCATCGACAAGGTACTGCTGCCTGCAGTGTGA